Proteins from one Pelorhabdus rhamnosifermentans genomic window:
- the wecB gene encoding non-hydrolyzing UDP-N-acetylglucosamine 2-epimerase yields the protein MARLKIMTVFGTRPEAIKMAPVVLELTKYPELIQPSVTVTAQHREMLDQVLGLFSIKPDYDLDIMSAGQTLFDITTRAMHGLDKVLKQEKPDLVLVHGDTTTTFAGALAAYYHHIAVGHVEAGLRTGNKYSPFPEEMNRKLTGALADFHFAPTSQARQNLLLENVSKDRLFITGNTVIDALKATVKKDYVFADSMLAAINYERRRVILITTHRRENLGEPMRHVYQALKDIVAAFPDVEVVFPVHKNPKVREVVEAELGHLARIHLIDPLDYEPFANLIARSYLVLTDSGGIQEEAPALGKPVLVLRDTTERPEAIDAGTVKLIGTEKQRVFSETKLLLEDQSQYDQMAGACNPYGDGQASRRIVRNILYRHGLIAEAPEPFVCSIK from the coding sequence TTGGCACGTCTCAAAATTATGACCGTTTTTGGCACCCGGCCTGAGGCCATCAAAATGGCGCCAGTAGTATTAGAATTGACGAAGTACCCTGAATTGATTCAACCTAGTGTGACTGTTACAGCGCAACATCGTGAGATGCTTGATCAAGTTTTAGGGCTGTTTTCCATTAAACCTGACTATGATTTGGATATTATGTCGGCGGGACAAACCCTGTTTGATATTACGACAAGGGCTATGCACGGTCTGGACAAAGTGCTAAAACAGGAAAAGCCTGATCTCGTACTTGTTCATGGCGATACAACAACAACCTTTGCTGGCGCTCTTGCTGCCTATTATCATCATATTGCTGTAGGTCATGTGGAAGCCGGGCTTCGTACAGGCAATAAATATTCGCCTTTTCCTGAAGAAATGAATCGTAAACTCACCGGGGCTTTAGCTGATTTTCATTTTGCACCGACAAGCCAGGCGCGACAGAATCTGCTTTTGGAGAATGTCAGCAAGGACCGGTTGTTTATTACAGGGAATACCGTTATTGATGCCCTAAAGGCGACAGTCAAAAAAGACTATGTTTTTGCCGATTCTATGTTGGCAGCGATTAACTATGAACGGCGGAGAGTCATTTTGATTACAACGCATCGCAGAGAAAACCTCGGCGAACCTATGCGTCATGTCTATCAGGCGCTGAAGGATATTGTGGCGGCTTTCCCTGATGTGGAAGTTGTTTTCCCTGTACATAAAAACCCGAAAGTTCGTGAAGTCGTTGAGGCCGAATTGGGTCATTTGGCGCGCATTCATTTGATTGATCCCTTGGATTATGAACCTTTTGCTAATCTGATTGCCCGTTCTTATCTTGTTTTGACTGATTCTGGTGGTATTCAAGAAGAAGCACCTGCATTAGGTAAGCCCGTTCTTGTCCTTCGTGATACGACGGAGCGTCCTGAAGCCATCGATGCTGGAACAGTAAAGTTAATTGGTACAGAAAAACAGCGCGTTTTTTCAGAAACCAAGCTTTTGCTGGAAGATCAGAGTCAGTATGATCAAATGGCAGGTGCTTGCAATCCTTATGGTGATGGTCAGGCTTCGCGGCGCATAGTGCGAAATATTTTGTATCGACATGGGTTGATTGCTGAAGCACCTGAACCGTTTGTTTGTTCAATAAAGTAA
- a CDS encoding AtpZ/AtpI family protein, producing MDNHHLLNAISRVSTLGVTLVSSIAVGMFLGHLLDNWLNSSPWGIIAGILLGIVAGFYGILKIVLANQDR from the coding sequence ATGGATAATCATCATCTTTTGAATGCGATTAGCCGTGTATCTACACTCGGAGTGACACTTGTTTCTTCCATTGCTGTTGGCATGTTTTTAGGGCATTTATTAGATAATTGGCTTAATAGTTCACCTTGGGGAATTATTGCAGGTATTCTGCTTGGTATTGTTGCTGGGTTTTATGGTATCTTAAAAATCGTTCTGGCTAATCAGGATAGATGA
- a CDS encoding ATP synthase subunit I — translation MVFWQQKKVQAYCMGLAVWSAVLIAGMWLAGQEDELPGLILGMVTSLFYFFLLVLRAQRSVVLPVPKAVSSMRIGWLLRLFFILLMLVLSLKIPVFHFAAAVLGLFSFHIFMMLTACLFILKQRLLHKI, via the coding sequence ATGGTTTTTTGGCAGCAGAAAAAGGTCCAAGCCTATTGTATGGGTCTTGCAGTTTGGTCTGCTGTACTGATTGCCGGTATGTGGCTTGCAGGCCAGGAAGACGAGCTTCCCGGCCTTATTTTAGGTATGGTTACAAGTCTGTTTTATTTTTTCCTGCTTGTTTTGCGTGCGCAGCGCAGTGTTGTGCTTCCTGTTCCAAAGGCTGTGTCATCCATGCGTATTGGGTGGCTTCTCCGTTTGTTTTTTATTTTACTTATGTTGGTTTTGTCGCTGAAAATTCCTGTGTTTCATTTTGCGGCGGCTGTTTTAGGACTGTTTTCATTTCACATTTTTATGATGTTAACGGCCTGCTTGTTTATTTTAAAACAGCGGCTTTTACATAAAATTTAA
- the atpB gene encoding F0F1 ATP synthase subunit A — protein sequence MGHEIGAHHLAHFAGFTIHMDTMYMTWLTMAIVILIALLATRRLKLVPSGWQNVLEMAVEALLNQIKETMGPKGVSFAPMIITLFLFLLVGNWLGLVPGLSSPTSDLNTTLGLALMVIIMVQLVAIMNKGLSAYLGHFIKPMVLFLPINIIEELSKPITLSFRLFGNIMAGEILIIVLGMLVPYVIPTAWLAFSVFVGVIQAFIFTMLSMSYLSSGLNDEGH from the coding sequence ATGGGACATGAAATTGGGGCACATCATTTGGCACATTTCGCTGGGTTTACTATTCACATGGATACGATGTATATGACTTGGCTGACCATGGCGATTGTGATCCTTATTGCGCTCCTGGCTACGAGGCGTTTAAAGCTTGTACCATCTGGCTGGCAAAATGTATTGGAAATGGCTGTTGAAGCGCTTTTAAATCAAATCAAAGAGACGATGGGGCCCAAGGGCGTCTCGTTTGCTCCAATGATTATTACGTTGTTTTTATTTCTACTTGTTGGAAACTGGCTGGGTCTTGTTCCAGGGTTATCGTCACCAACGAGTGATTTAAATACTACACTCGGATTGGCTCTCATGGTCATCATTATGGTCCAACTTGTGGCTATTATGAATAAAGGATTAAGTGCTTACTTAGGTCACTTTATTAAGCCAATGGTACTTTTTCTACCAATTAATATTATTGAAGAATTATCTAAGCCAATTACGCTTTCTTTTCGTTTGTTTGGTAATATAATGGCCGGTGAAATTTTGATTATTGTGCTGGGCATGCTTGTGCCGTATGTTATTCCAACAGCATGGTTGGCGTTTAGCGTATTTGTCGGTGTTATTCAGGCTTTTATTTTTACAATGCTTTCCATGTCCTACTTGTCTAGCGGACTAAATGATGAAGGCCACTAA
- the atpE gene encoding F0F1 ATP synthase subunit C translates to MEHAIMVAASAIGAGLAIGLAAIGAGIGDGVVTGKAVEGMARQPEAKGTILVNMLISVGLIESIPIIAAVIAIVLVFANPFIK, encoded by the coding sequence ATGGAACACGCAATTATGGTAGCTGCATCGGCGATTGGTGCTGGCTTGGCAATTGGTCTTGCTGCAATCGGTGCCGGTATCGGTGACGGTGTAGTAACAGGAAAAGCAGTAGAGGGAATGGCAAGACAACCGGAGGCAAAAGGAACGATTCTTGTGAATATGCTTATTTCGGTTGGTTTGATCGAGTCAATTCCTATCATTGCAGCTGTTATTGCTATTGTTTTAGTATTTGCTAATCCGTTTATTAAGTAA
- the atpF gene encoding F0F1 ATP synthase subunit B → MVEIDATLVAQIINFLILVAILTKVAYKPLVKVLAERQQRIENSIAAADKEKALAEELKAEHERQLANARTQAQAIIDKAEKFAAAKRDEEIEQTRLECARMLSKAQEEITRERDQAIADMRSEVVSLSLAAASKVIGENMTSAANAKLVEGFINKLDETKPGSLPC, encoded by the coding sequence GTGGTTGAAATTGATGCGACGCTTGTTGCGCAGATTATAAACTTCTTGATTCTTGTGGCTATATTGACCAAAGTGGCGTATAAACCGCTTGTCAAAGTGTTGGCTGAGCGCCAGCAGCGCATTGAAAATAGTATTGCAGCCGCAGATAAAGAAAAAGCTTTAGCTGAAGAGTTAAAAGCTGAACATGAACGTCAATTAGCTAACGCTCGTACGCAGGCGCAGGCCATTATTGACAAGGCAGAGAAATTTGCCGCTGCCAAGCGGGATGAAGAAATAGAGCAAACTCGTTTGGAATGTGCTCGAATGCTGTCAAAAGCACAAGAGGAAATTACGCGGGAGCGTGATCAGGCTATTGCTGACATGCGCTCTGAAGTCGTTTCGTTATCTCTTGCGGCAGCTTCTAAGGTTATTGGTGAGAATATGACATCTGCAGCCAATGCAAAACTTGTCGAAGGCTTTATTAACAAGCTTGATGAAACAAAGCCAGGTAGTTTGCCATGTTAA
- a CDS encoding F0F1 ATP synthase subunit delta, whose translation MLMEQLAQKYAQAVYELAKEKQQLIAVEAQLSIVDQTISGHSELSTFLYHPRVPMAAKKDLIKNVFAQEVTVDVLNFLLLIVDKRRENLLPQIIEQFVALANEERNIAIAEVTTVLPLSEQAETALIQKLTKVIGKNIQLKKHTDPSIIGGVIVRLGDKLIDGSVKRQLDMMKFKLQSSQVTKIGVTNGV comes from the coding sequence ATGTTAATGGAACAATTGGCGCAAAAATATGCGCAAGCCGTGTATGAATTGGCAAAAGAAAAACAACAATTAATTGCCGTGGAAGCGCAGCTGAGTATTGTGGATCAAACCATTAGTGGTCATAGCGAGCTTAGCACTTTCTTATATCATCCGCGTGTACCTATGGCAGCTAAGAAAGATTTAATAAAAAATGTGTTTGCCCAGGAAGTAACTGTAGATGTATTAAACTTTTTGTTGCTTATAGTAGATAAGCGGCGGGAAAATTTGTTGCCGCAAATTATTGAGCAATTTGTGGCACTGGCTAATGAAGAGCGTAATATTGCCATAGCTGAAGTAACGACAGTCTTGCCCCTTAGTGAACAGGCAGAAACGGCGCTTATTCAAAAGCTCACAAAAGTAATTGGAAAAAATATTCAACTTAAAAAGCACACAGATCCGTCCATTATTGGGGGCGTTATTGTACGCCTCGGTGATAAACTTATTGACGGTAGTGTAAAACGTCAACTTGATATGATGAAGTTTAAATTGCAGAGTTCTCAAGTGACGAAGATTGGGGTGACAAACGGAGTATGA
- the atpA gene encoding F0F1 ATP synthase subunit alpha gives MKMRPEEITAIIKQQIENYEVDLNVDDIGTVIEVGDGIARIHGLAKAMAGELLEFPGGVFGMVLNLEEDNVGGVLLSGETAIKEGDMVRRTGKIMQVPAGEALVGRVVNPLGQPIDGKGPINTTEFRPVEFKAPGIADRQSVKEPLQTGLKAVDALVPIGRGQRELIIGDRGTGKTAIAIDTIINQKGQDVICVYVAIGQKASTVARVVHTLEAHDAMEYTIVVVASASDSAPLQYIAPYAGVAMAEYFMYKGGHCLCVYDDLSKQATAYRAMSLLLRRPPGREAYPGDVFYLHSRLLERAAKLSAELGGGSITALPIIETLAGDVSAYIPTNVISITDGQIFLESELFYSGIRPAINVGLSVSRVGGSAQVKAMKQVAGTLRLDLAQYREMAAFAQFGSDLDKSTKALIDRGDRMTEILKQTQYAPLPVEEQVIVIYMAVNGFLDDVPVENITKLEQDYLKFMRTSYAEIGKSIKEKKTIDNDIATALKKAIKEFKDTFLSFEQNAAR, from the coding sequence ATGAAAATGAGGCCTGAAGAAATTACGGCTATCATCAAGCAGCAAATAGAAAATTATGAAGTCGACCTCAATGTCGATGACATTGGTACAGTGATTGAAGTCGGCGACGGTATTGCCCGAATTCACGGTTTAGCCAAAGCTATGGCTGGTGAACTGCTAGAATTTCCTGGCGGTGTTTTCGGTATGGTACTCAATTTGGAAGAAGACAATGTGGGCGGCGTGCTATTAAGTGGTGAAACAGCCATTAAAGAAGGCGATATGGTCCGGCGTACTGGGAAAATTATGCAGGTTCCTGCCGGCGAAGCTCTTGTTGGCCGCGTTGTCAATCCATTAGGTCAGCCTATTGATGGTAAGGGACCGATTAACACGACAGAGTTTCGCCCTGTTGAATTTAAGGCACCGGGTATTGCAGATCGTCAGAGCGTAAAAGAACCTTTGCAAACAGGATTAAAGGCAGTAGATGCCCTTGTTCCGATTGGTCGGGGGCAGCGTGAACTGATTATTGGTGACCGTGGTACAGGAAAGACAGCCATTGCTATTGACACTATTATTAATCAAAAAGGTCAGGACGTCATTTGCGTTTATGTGGCCATTGGCCAAAAGGCTTCAACAGTTGCGCGTGTTGTACATACTTTAGAAGCCCATGACGCAATGGAGTATACGATTGTTGTTGTAGCTTCGGCATCGGATAGTGCGCCACTGCAATATATTGCGCCTTATGCGGGTGTAGCTATGGCAGAATATTTTATGTATAAAGGCGGCCATTGTCTGTGCGTTTATGATGATTTATCTAAACAAGCCACAGCCTATCGGGCTATGTCACTTTTACTGCGTCGTCCACCTGGTCGTGAAGCTTATCCTGGTGATGTATTTTACTTACACAGCCGTTTACTCGAACGTGCGGCAAAATTGTCAGCCGAACTTGGCGGCGGTTCCATTACGGCTCTACCTATTATTGAAACACTTGCAGGCGATGTATCGGCTTACATTCCAACGAATGTTATTTCGATTACAGATGGTCAGATCTTCCTGGAAAGCGAACTGTTTTATTCTGGTATTCGTCCGGCTATTAATGTTGGTTTGTCTGTATCGCGTGTTGGCGGTAGCGCTCAGGTAAAAGCCATGAAGCAAGTGGCAGGAACACTTCGCCTTGATTTAGCCCAGTATCGTGAAATGGCTGCTTTTGCGCAGTTTGGATCAGATCTGGATAAATCGACAAAAGCCCTTATTGACCGTGGTGACCGCATGACAGAGATTTTGAAGCAGACGCAATATGCACCACTGCCTGTCGAGGAACAAGTCATTGTCATTTATATGGCTGTCAATGGATTTCTTGATGATGTGCCTGTGGAAAATATTACGAAGCTTGAACAAGATTATTTGAAGTTTATGCGGACGAGTTATGCTGAGATCGGCAAGTCCATTAAAGAAAAGAAAACCATTGATAATGACATAGCAACAGCGCTGAAAAAAGCCATTAAAGAGTTTAAAGATACATTCTTAAGTTTTGAACAGAATGCGGCGAGGTGA
- the atpG gene encoding ATP synthase F1 subunit gamma yields MPSTQDIRRRIKSVKNIQQITKAMKMVAAARLRKAQEKAQSSRPYTTKIREVLTSVAQHVSDVSHPLLEKREAKNVCYLLMSADKGLAGAYSSNLIREVVPLIKRHEAVSLVTVGRKMRDYFQRRSYDIDQAFAGFSEKPGYQDAMDIARFMADGFCAGKYDEIYMAYTQFISPIHHVPTVVKLLPMEDMTQAEQGIAESASQSEYIFEPNAAEVLGELLPKYLESTIYGALLQSAASELGARMTAMGSATDNAQELISKLELKYNQIRQATITREISEIVGGAEAIK; encoded by the coding sequence ATGCCTAGTACACAGGACATACGTCGCCGCATTAAAAGCGTAAAAAATATTCAGCAGATAACAAAAGCCATGAAAATGGTGGCTGCTGCCCGTTTGCGTAAAGCACAGGAAAAGGCACAATCCTCCCGTCCTTATACGACGAAAATACGGGAAGTGCTGACAAGCGTAGCGCAACATGTAAGCGATGTATCCCATCCGCTGCTTGAAAAAAGGGAAGCTAAAAATGTTTGCTACCTTTTAATGAGCGCCGATAAGGGACTGGCAGGTGCTTATTCATCGAATTTGATTCGCGAAGTTGTTCCATTAATCAAAAGGCATGAGGCTGTTAGCTTAGTGACAGTAGGACGCAAAATGCGTGATTATTTTCAGCGGCGCAGTTATGATATTGATCAAGCGTTTGCGGGATTTTCAGAAAAACCGGGCTATCAAGATGCCATGGACATTGCACGTTTTATGGCAGATGGTTTTTGTGCTGGTAAGTATGACGAGATTTACATGGCCTATACGCAGTTTATTTCGCCCATTCATCATGTGCCGACGGTTGTAAAATTGTTACCCATGGAAGATATGACGCAGGCAGAACAGGGTATAGCTGAATCTGCCAGTCAGTCTGAATATATATTCGAACCCAATGCAGCCGAAGTACTTGGTGAATTGCTGCCGAAGTATTTGGAATCTACCATTTATGGTGCCCTCCTTCAATCAGCTGCAAGTGAACTAGGTGCTCGTATGACAGCCATGGGGTCGGCTACAGATAATGCCCAAGAACTGATTTCCAAGTTAGAACTCAAATATAACCAAATCCGTCAAGCCACAATTACGCGTGAAATCTCGGAGATTGTCGGCGGGGCAGAAGCGATTAAATAG
- the atpD gene encoding F0F1 ATP synthase subunit beta: protein MNIGKVKQVIGPVVDIEFSPEQLPAIYNAIKIQGQAGDVQLSVIAEVMQHLGDNTIRAVAMSSTDGMTRGMEAIDTGAPIKIPVGKGTLGRVFNVLGEAVDNNSEAVQADDYWPIHRPAPSFEEQETSTQILETGIKVVDLIAPYSRGGKIGLFGGAGVGKTVLIMELIHNIATEHGGFSVFAGVGERTREGNDLWSEMKESGVIDKTALVYGQMNEPPGARMRVGLTGLTMAEYFRDVAGQDVLLFIDNIFRFIQAGSEVSALLGRMPSAVGYQPTLANDVGALQERITSTKKGSITSVQAVYVPADDLTDPAPAATFAHLDATTVLSRQIAELGIYPAVDPLDSTSRIMDPNVLGDEHYRVARGVQKILQRYKELQDIIAILGMEELSEDDKITVGRARKVQRFLSQPFFVAEVFTGSPGKYVSLKETIRGFDEILSGKHDDLPEAAFNLVGSIDEAIEKARTLKGE, encoded by the coding sequence GTGAATATCGGTAAAGTAAAGCAAGTTATCGGTCCTGTTGTGGACATTGAATTTTCCCCCGAACAGCTCCCTGCCATTTATAACGCCATTAAAATTCAAGGCCAAGCAGGAGATGTTCAGCTCAGCGTTATAGCAGAAGTGATGCAGCACTTAGGTGACAATACCATTCGTGCCGTAGCCATGTCGTCTACAGACGGTATGACACGCGGCATGGAGGCCATTGATACGGGTGCTCCTATTAAAATCCCTGTTGGCAAAGGCACGCTGGGTCGGGTATTTAATGTATTAGGTGAAGCCGTTGACAATAATTCAGAGGCTGTTCAAGCGGATGATTATTGGCCAATTCATCGACCTGCTCCGTCATTCGAAGAGCAGGAAACATCTACACAAATTTTAGAAACAGGCATCAAGGTTGTTGACCTTATTGCGCCTTATTCTCGCGGCGGTAAAATCGGTTTGTTTGGTGGTGCCGGTGTTGGTAAAACCGTTTTGATTATGGAGCTCATTCATAATATTGCCACCGAGCATGGCGGGTTTTCCGTTTTTGCCGGCGTAGGTGAGCGTACGCGTGAAGGCAATGACTTATGGTCTGAAATGAAAGAATCCGGTGTTATTGATAAAACAGCTCTTGTGTACGGGCAAATGAATGAGCCGCCGGGAGCCAGAATGCGTGTCGGTCTGACTGGTCTTACCATGGCAGAGTATTTCCGTGATGTGGCAGGTCAGGACGTCCTGCTCTTTATTGATAATATCTTCCGCTTTATTCAAGCAGGTTCAGAAGTATCGGCCCTTTTGGGTCGTATGCCATCTGCTGTTGGTTATCAACCAACATTGGCGAATGATGTGGGCGCTTTGCAAGAACGGATTACATCCACCAAGAAAGGTTCCATTACGTCTGTTCAGGCCGTTTATGTGCCTGCCGATGACTTGACTGACCCGGCTCCTGCTGCGACATTTGCTCATCTTGATGCGACGACAGTACTTTCTCGTCAAATTGCTGAGCTTGGTATTTATCCAGCCGTGGATCCTCTTGATTCAACATCAAGAATCATGGACCCCAATGTGCTTGGTGATGAACATTATCGCGTAGCGCGGGGCGTGCAGAAGATTTTGCAGCGTTATAAAGAACTGCAGGACATTATTGCCATACTGGGTATGGAAGAATTGTCGGAAGATGATAAAATTACTGTTGGAAGAGCCCGAAAAGTTCAGCGGTTCCTAAGCCAGCCTTTCTTTGTGGCTGAAGTCTTTACTGGATCACCTGGTAAATATGTCTCCTTAAAAGAAACCATTCGTGGTTTCGATGAAATTTTAAGTGGAAAGCATGATGATTTGCCTGAAGCAGCATTTAACTTGGTAGGTTCGATTGATGAAGCGATTGAAAAGGCTCGCACTCTGAAGGGGGAATAG
- a CDS encoding F0F1 ATP synthase subunit epsilon, whose protein sequence is MAKTVRLDIVTPDKLAYSEDVTMVIARATDGDLGVLPGHVPLIAALGIWPLRLFNDDGEKQISLCGGFIEVQPDKVVILAGCAELPEEIDVPRAEQAKRRAEERLAKHGGDVDVTRAEAALSRAMMRLKVAGFQSHK, encoded by the coding sequence GTGGCCAAAACGGTTCGCTTGGACATTGTGACTCCTGATAAGTTGGCTTATTCAGAAGATGTTACAATGGTTATTGCCAGAGCAACTGACGGCGATCTCGGCGTCCTGCCTGGTCATGTGCCACTGATTGCAGCCCTTGGCATTTGGCCGCTGCGACTATTCAATGATGATGGCGAGAAACAAATTTCACTTTGCGGCGGCTTTATTGAAGTACAGCCCGACAAAGTAGTTATTTTAGCAGGCTGTGCTGAACTGCCGGAAGAAATTGATGTGCCCCGTGCCGAGCAAGCCAAACGGCGGGCAGAAGAGCGCTTGGCTAAGCATGGCGGCGATGTGGACGTTACGCGGGCTGAGGCCGCCTTGTCGAGGGCCATGATGCGTCTCAAAGTAGCTGGCTTTCAATCACACAAATAA
- a CDS encoding YwmB family TATA-box binding protein, with amino-acid sequence MKKVAWKWLSFGLIAVYICIIVTYGGQQKCALPVLSKALSTTGAEVAFVDIQGWVKQEHLRMDEAALEENVRESFDKLGYNGNDVQIEKKQNSYFCKVRGELRDPNLVIVVMSQMIYAKGIQPAVSYTAINAEIQGQNASGEEWERKIGKILAEIGPRPRINTCLVGRLDGKLNKNNLEHRLFLAFHSIQAVVQEPMFVDDIASFTGYTPNLTEFFTVNEQKVNVHMAVRYHPSEERTYVTIGTPVITRGY; translated from the coding sequence GTGAAAAAAGTGGCTTGGAAGTGGTTGAGCTTTGGCTTGATTGCAGTCTATATATGCATCATAGTTACTTATGGGGGACAGCAAAAATGTGCTTTGCCTGTATTAAGCAAAGCTTTGTCAACTACAGGGGCTGAAGTTGCTTTCGTAGATATTCAGGGGTGGGTAAAGCAAGAGCACTTAAGGATGGATGAAGCTGCACTGGAAGAGAATGTGCGAGAAAGTTTCGATAAACTTGGTTATAACGGGAACGATGTACAGATTGAAAAAAAACAAAACTCTTATTTTTGTAAGGTTCGTGGGGAACTTCGTGATCCGAATCTTGTGATTGTTGTTATGAGTCAAATGATTTATGCCAAAGGGATTCAACCTGCTGTGTCTTATACTGCCATAAATGCTGAGATACAGGGCCAAAATGCCTCTGGTGAGGAGTGGGAAAGAAAAATCGGCAAAATTTTAGCAGAAATTGGGCCAAGACCTCGGATAAATACTTGCCTCGTAGGCCGGCTTGATGGTAAACTAAACAAGAATAACTTGGAACATCGTTTATTTCTTGCCTTTCACAGCATACAAGCTGTAGTACAGGAACCGATGTTTGTTGATGATATCGCTAGTTTTACCGGATATACGCCAAATCTGACGGAATTCTTTACAGTGAATGAGCAAAAGGTAAATGTCCATATGGCTGTGCGGTATCATCCGTCTGAAGAGCGAACCTATGTAACCATTGGGACACCGGTGATTACACGGGGGTATTAG
- the murA gene encoding UDP-N-acetylglucosamine 1-carboxyvinyltransferase — protein sequence MEKLVIKGGNKLSGIVKISGAKNAVLPIITASLLGTTPSRLEEIPDLEDVRTISAVLAALGVKVDASEKATLTIDSTHIRTLEAPYELVRKMRASFLVMGPLLARFGRAKISLPGGCAIGTRPIDLHLKGFEALGAQVELGHGFIEARAPEGGLIGARFYFDFPSVGATENLMMAASLAKGQTIIENPAEEPEIVDLANYLNAMGAKIRGAGTNVIRINGVNELTGAVHQVIPDRIEAGTYMVAAAMTGGEVRVENVLIEHLKPVIAKLKEAGIKLEEDTSGVWVRASNREFRSVDIKTLPYPGFPTDMQAQLMALMTVAKGTSVITETVFENRFMHVDELKRMGANIKIEGRSAIVEGVTGLTGCQVKATDLRAGAALVLAALVAEGTTEIGYIHHIDRGYDDIVNKLRGLGANICRVER from the coding sequence GTGGAGAAATTAGTTATCAAAGGCGGCAATAAGTTATCAGGAATTGTAAAAATTAGTGGCGCTAAGAACGCTGTGTTGCCGATTATTACTGCCTCGCTGCTTGGCACGACTCCCAGTAGACTGGAAGAAATACCAGATCTGGAAGATGTGCGTACAATCAGTGCAGTACTTGCTGCACTCGGCGTGAAAGTGGACGCCAGTGAAAAAGCAACCCTTACTATTGACAGCACTCATATTCGTACTTTAGAAGCTCCTTATGAGCTTGTTCGTAAGATGCGGGCCTCTTTTTTGGTCATGGGACCGTTGCTCGCCCGTTTTGGCCGGGCTAAAATTTCATTGCCTGGTGGTTGTGCTATTGGCACTCGCCCCATTGATTTACATTTAAAAGGCTTTGAAGCTCTTGGGGCTCAAGTGGAATTAGGCCATGGTTTTATTGAAGCCCGTGCACCGGAAGGTGGACTTATCGGCGCACGGTTTTATTTCGATTTCCCCAGCGTCGGTGCTACAGAAAATTTGATGATGGCTGCTAGTCTTGCGAAGGGGCAGACAATTATTGAAAATCCTGCTGAAGAACCGGAAATTGTTGATTTAGCCAATTACTTAAATGCCATGGGAGCTAAGATTCGTGGTGCCGGTACGAATGTAATTCGTATTAATGGCGTCAACGAACTTACGGGAGCTGTCCACCAAGTCATTCCTGATCGTATCGAAGCAGGTACCTATATGGTTGCAGCAGCCATGACGGGCGGTGAAGTGCGTGTTGAGAACGTCCTTATTGAGCATTTAAAACCGGTTATTGCCAAGTTAAAAGAAGCAGGCATTAAGCTTGAAGAAGATACCAGCGGCGTCTGGGTTCGTGCCAGCAACAGGGAATTCCGTTCTGTTGATATTAAAACGCTGCCTTATCCTGGTTTTCCTACGGACATGCAGGCGCAGCTTATGGCACTTATGACAGTGGCTAAAGGCACAAGTGTTATTACGGAAACGGTTTTTGAGAATCGGTTTATGCATGTTGATGAATTGAAGCGCATGGGAGCTAATATTAAGATTGAGGGACGCAGTGCAATCGTAGAAGGTGTGACAGGGCTTACTGGCTGCCAGGTTAAAGCAACAGATCTTCGCGCAGGTGCGGCACTTGTCCTTGCGGCTTTAGTTGCTGAGGGAACAACAGAAATTGGTTATATTCATCATATTGATCGCGGTTATGATGATATTGTTAATAAGTTACGTGGCCTTGGCGCTAATATTTGTCGCGTCGAGCGGTAA